The genomic DNA GCCGCCAAAATGGCCACAATGGCCACCACAATCATTAGCTCAATTAAGGTAAAACCTGCTTGTTTCTTCACCTTGTTACTCCATGAATGCCACATAAGATTGTAAATAGCTGACCGCACCACCCTCGCCCTCGGCCCGCGCGGTAATGCGCACAAAACGCCGCTTAGGAACCTTTAGCCCCATTACTAAGCCAGCATCAACACCGGCATCTTCAATAATGTAACGTGGCTGCCCTTGTAGGTTATTGCCCGCAGCATTCGTCACATTCACCAGTTTATTAGCCGCCACCCATTTGGCATCGTCTTGCCACCAGTTATCACTCGCAAACTGATCGGCCAATAAATTATTGGCGGTATTGGGATTTAATCGGGCAGCAGGAGCATAGGCTTCACGACGCACCACAAACTCAGCTTCGTTAATCCCCGAAGTGGCACGCACGAAACTAGTGGCATGATCTTGATAGACTGCTGAATTTTTTCTGCCACTGATCACTTGCTGCGCAATGGCAACACCAACTAAGGCAATAATAAGCACCATCACCAAAGACATGATTAAGGCCATGCCCTGCTGTTTATTGTTTCGCACTAAGAGACTCCCCGATTCAGCAACATCACCGTTTCACTCACCGCTTGGCGCAATTTTTTATCGTTAACTGTTATGTCTTCGTCTAACACTGAATATTTATGATCGCGGCTTAAACTGCCCATAGCGACGTCTTGCGCAACTAACAAACCGATTTTAACTCGATTAATCTGAGTCCAATCCGTTACCTGGCTGGCTTTAAAATAACGAAAATTATTGTCAGCACTGGCATACAAAAGCTGTAAATTGTCGATATCTTGGTCAAATACCGTATCGCCACTGGGGTCGCGGCAAACTAACTGATCGCTGGCAGAGATGAAAAAGACCATAGTTAATACCGTATCGGCGGCGACTTCAGAGCCATCACAGGCATAAAGACTGGCATTTGGCGCAGCCGCACCATAAAAGCGTAGCGCTACCACATCGGTATCGGCTTTAGCGCCAGGGTAAGTCGTCTGGTTTTCCAAGCCCTGCAGCATCTGCGCCTCATCCCAAGTGAAGCCCAAGGTATCGGCCACCGGTACCACTGGTAATAAGGTATTTTGATAGAGTTGGTTATAATCGCGAAAACCTGCTTGCTGTATATACAAACGCATGGTTTGTATGCTCATGCGATTTTTATTCACCAGCAAATGGCTAGCTCGGGTCAGTTCATAACTTTTTTGGTCGCCAATAAAGGCCGCATACAATCCCGCCACCACCACCAGTGATAGCATAAGGGCAATCATCAACTCAACAAGGCCAAAACCTTGTTGGTTACTTATCTTAGCCATACCGCAACCTCACTACATTGGTGGCTAGCACCGCTGCTATCGCTAGCGCAATTCTCTACTCCCGAGCCCGATAAATTGGCATCCCAAGTCATGGTAACTGTGACCAAATTAGCATTATGGGCAATCGAAAAACGCAGCTGTGGTATGTATTCACTGTGGCTACTAAACCAATCACTAATCTCATATTGTGCTAGCTCAACTCGGCTACAGGCTTGGGTTGCACAATTTGGCACGGAGGTAAACGGAGCAGCCCCATCACTTAAATTACTCGCATCATATTCACCATCTAATGCGGCCTGCGGCATGCTGCTAAAGCGCTGCACGATGTCTAGCATCGCCACATTGGCCGTTTGGGCAAAGCGCGCCTGTTGGGCAGTATTCACCGATTGAATTTGCAGTGCGGCGTGCCCCAACAAACCAATGGAAACAATCACTACCGCAATCAATAACTCAATCAGCGTAAAACCCTGCTGCTTATGGGCAGTAGCTAGTGGATGGCGTTGCATACTCAATCCTCCCCATGCGGGTCACTGAAATTCGTTGGTCTTGGTAGTCATTGGAAGGCGCGCACACCGTTAGCACTCCTGCTAAGGCATGACCTGTAGGAAAAAAACGTAACAAAGGACTAGAGCTACCAGTGGCGCTGAAGTTGATCTTTGCGGCTTTAGATTTAGGGTAGCTAGCAATAATCTGCGAAGGGTCGCTCAAGGTAGCGTTACGGTCGTCATCACGAAATACCAACCAGCCGATATTTGCTCCCCATGCGGCTTCACAACTTGTGCCGCTGGTGGTAGGACAAACATAAGTGGACAAATTACTGCGAATGGCTTCTTGCTGAGCCACCATCAAACTATTCGCTAGCAAGTCACGCGTCACTTTCTGTTTATTGTCTTGAATAAAACCTTGTAATGAAGGCACCGCTATCACTAAGACAATGACTAAAATAGCCACCGCAATCATCAACTCAATTAAAGTAAAACCCTCAACCTTAGCCGCTCGCTTAAGCACTAAAAGAACCCCATGTTATCCATAACTGAGAACGCCTAACTCGCCTGTTCTTTGAATCCAAAAAATCAAGGTTATCGGCGATAAGTTCATAATAAATCAATCAATTAGCGCGACATTATTACAAAGCCAAACTGTATAAACAATAAGCAAGTTATCAATAGTTGACAGGTATCATATTTTGTTCTACTAAAATGAAGATTTTCACTTTTGTACTACAATCAAATACTTAACATCTAAGGGTAAATTAGGCACAAAATTAGTTAACAATATCCCATTATTGAGTGATGAAAAGTATTGGTTTGCCGAGACAAAATGTGTAATCTAAATTTACCTTTTAATCAAACACTTGGTTTATGAAGCTTCAATCCGTTCCCAGCTATGTTGATGACAACTACGTCAATAATGTAGTCAGCGAGTGTATTGCATTTATCAAAGGCACTGCCCCTTGGTGGGTTAGGCAGTCGTGCTTGGATTGTCGAGAGTCACGACAATTAATTCATTTGTTTTTAGTAGCCTTTAGCACTTGGCGAAAACGCCAAACCCAACCGCACCATAAGCGAAATATCCAGCCCAATAACCTGTTTGATTTAAGCCCCTTAATTTATGATTTGAGCTATACCCTAAACCAACTAGCCAACCAAGACTTAGATTTACTCAACGAGCAACTAAAAAATTCACTCAGAGTGATCCATCAAGAGTCACGGGCATTTCTTAAGGATTGGCATAGCTTAGATATTGAACAAATCACCGAGACACCTCTTTCATACGTCTCTTAAACTACGAGCAATAAACCATGCGTTTATCTTTTCAAGCCGCCTCAGCTTGGCCTAAGCATGCGGCCGACCTCAGTAAAATTGCACCCTCGGTGAATGAACAACAATGGCAACAATGGCAGCAGGCAGGCCAGCTATACTACTGTGTATTCAATCAAAGGGTGGTCGCCTATTGTGTGGTAGAAAGTCACTTTCCGCAGTTAACCATTCGGCGCTTTGCAGTACGGGACATCACCCGCCGACGTGGAATTGGCTTATATATGTTTCAGCAACTATTACAATTATCGGCGCAGCGCCAGTTAAGTCGTCTAGCCTTTCCGGCTAGTAATCAAGCCGCCACTCTGAGTTTTTACAATCACTTAGGTTTAAATAACCAACAGGTATTTGAGCTATAAAAAAGGCCAGAGCAAGCTCTGGCCTTTCTCACTAGTAATGACTTATAAAATGATGGCTTTTAGCTCATCATTCTTTCTATCTAAATAATGGGTAGATTGGATTTTACGGATGGTGCGTGTTTTACCACGAACCAACAAGGTTTCGGTGGTGGCTATATTCCCCTGACGGTTTATACCTTCCAGCAAATCACCCTTAGTGATGCCAGTGGCCGAAAAAATAACATTATCATTCTTCGCCAATTCATGTAGTTGCAGCACACTATTTACCTGAATGCTTTGCTCTTCACAACGACGAATTTCATCTGCCGCTATGCGCTGGTTCTCGGCGTTATCTTCTTTCACTTGATTACGAGGAATCAACCGGCCTTGCATATCGCCACCTAAGGCTCGAATCACCGCCGCAGAAATCACCCCTTCAGGAGCTCCGCCAACACAATACATCATGTCAACTTCAGATAAAGGCATACAAGCGAGAACAGAGGCTGCCACATCACCATCAGGAATAGCAAATACTCGAACGCCTAGCTTTTGCATTTCAGCAATTACCGCGTCATGACGGGGCTTAGCTAAGGTAATCACGGTCATATCGCGAAGATCTTTACCTAAAGCGGCAGCCGTTTGTTTGATGTTGTGCTCAAGTGACAGATTTAAGTCGATACAGCCTTTAGCATTTGGCCCTACCACTAACTTTTCCATGTACATATCTGGCGCACGCAGGAATGCGCCTTTTTCACCTACGGCCAACACAGCTACAGCGTTGTTCTGGCCCATTGCGGTCATTCGAGTACCTTCGATGGGATCAACCGCAATATCAACAGCCTCGCCACCAGTACCCACATGCTCACCAATATATAGCATCGGCGCATCATCAATTTCGCCTTCGCCAATCACGACTTCGCCATCGATATCCATGTCATTCAGCATAATACGCATGGCTTCTACTGCTGCGTTGTCCGCTACATTTTTATCGCCACGGCCCAACCACTTATAACCAGCTAAAGCAGCGGCTTCAGTAACACGGGAAAAACGAAATGCTAGATCTCTTCTCATTAGATACGCCTAATTAACTAAAAAAACGTGGCGAATTCTAACACACTATTATGTTTTGTTCAGCTTACTCGCTTAAGCCAGCGCCTGTTGCACTAAACGCAATGCCGGTGACGGTAATTCCAGCGCTAAAGCGGCTTTCTGCCCTTCGGCTGACATCTTTGCCCAAGTTTTTTGCACGATGCTAATCACCTTTGCTTGCTCATGTTTATTGGCGAACTCAAGAAAGTAATACTTAAGAAAAACCAAGCAAATCACATCTTCTAAAGCTTGGGTAAGCGGATTTTGTTTCAGTTTCTCTTTACGCAGCAAACTGCAAGTGGCTTCTATCTGCGCTTCATCGAGCTGGTATTTACGCATGATATCGGCGCAAAGTTCGGCATGTTTACTGCCTAAATCCTTACGCCATTTCAAATAGCCGGCGCGCCCCTCGGGGTAATCCGAACGTGGCGATAACCAACGCCCAATGTGCTGTGCCCGCGCGGCAATTTGCAGCTGAGCAGGCGGCGACAACATGAAATCATGCAGGCAATTCGACATCCGTTTCCCATACAAAAACTCTTTAGGGTGGATATTTCCCAACTCATCAAACTGTCGATTAGGGTCATTAAGGTTAAATTGGTCGATATCGTTTAAAACCTGATTCAGAATATTTTGCTGCATGATTTGCGCTTTTCCCATAACTTTGTTTTAACTCTTAACAAGAGCACAACATATCCTACCGAAACGCCAAAAACAACACAGACTCTTACGCTAAAAAACTGTTGCGGACTTAGTTAATTTGACTATACATTAAACTTAAGAGCGGCATATATGACCAACACATATAGTATAAAGGGAGTTAATCGCTATGTTGATCGGTGTACCAAAGGAAATAAAAAATCACGAATACCGTGTGGGAATGACCCCAGCCAGTGTCAATGAACTCGTACAACTTGGCCATAAAGTCATGGTTGAAACCCAAGCTGGTGCCGGCATTGGCTTCAGTGACCAAGACTATCAAGCCGTTGGCGCAAGCATTGCCAATAACGCAGACGAGGTATTTGCCAGCGCAGATATGATCGTGAAAGTGAAAGAGCCTCAAGCGGCAGAGCGCGCCATGTTGCGTGAAGACCAACTACTGTTTACCTACCTCCACCTTGCTCCCGACCCAGAACAAACCCAAGACTTACTTAAGTCCGGCGCAGTATGTGTGGCTTATGAAACCGTCACTAGCCCACGCGGTGGCTTACCCTTGTTAGCCCCAATGTCGGAAGTGGCCGGTCGAATGGCAATTCAAGCTGGTGCATTAGCGCTTGAGAAA from Agarivorans gilvus includes the following:
- a CDS encoding pilus assembly PilX family protein — encoded protein: MRNNKQQGMALIMSLVMVLIIALVGVAIAQQVISGRKNSAVYQDHATSFVRATSGINEAEFVVRREAYAPAARLNPNTANNLLADQFASDNWWQDDAKWVAANKLVNVTNAAGNNLQGQPRYIIEDAGVDAGLVMGLKVPKRRFVRITARAEGEGGAVSYLQSYVAFME
- the glpX gene encoding class II fructose-bisphosphatase → MRRDLAFRFSRVTEAAALAGYKWLGRGDKNVADNAAVEAMRIMLNDMDIDGEVVIGEGEIDDAPMLYIGEHVGTGGEAVDIAVDPIEGTRMTAMGQNNAVAVLAVGEKGAFLRAPDMYMEKLVVGPNAKGCIDLNLSLEHNIKQTAAALGKDLRDMTVITLAKPRHDAVIAEMQKLGVRVFAIPDGDVAASVLACMPLSEVDMMYCVGGAPEGVISAAVIRALGGDMQGRLIPRNQVKEDNAENQRIAADEIRRCEEQSIQVNSVLQLHELAKNDNVIFSATGITKGDLLEGINRQGNIATTETLLVRGKTRTIRKIQSTHYLDRKNDELKAIIL
- a CDS encoding DUF4202 domain-containing protein, which gives rise to MGKAQIMQQNILNQVLNDIDQFNLNDPNRQFDELGNIHPKEFLYGKRMSNCLHDFMLSPPAQLQIAARAQHIGRWLSPRSDYPEGRAGYLKWRKDLGSKHAELCADIMRKYQLDEAQIEATCSLLRKEKLKQNPLTQALEDVICLVFLKYYFLEFANKHEQAKVISIVQKTWAKMSAEGQKAALALELPSPALRLVQQALA
- a CDS encoding GspH/FimT family pseudopilin — its product is MLKRAAKVEGFTLIELMIAVAILVIVLVIAVPSLQGFIQDNKQKVTRDLLANSLMVAQQEAIRSNLSTYVCPTTSGTSCEAAWGANIGWLVFRDDDRNATLSDPSQIIASYPKSKAAKINFSATGSSSPLLRFFPTGHALAGVLTVCAPSNDYQDQRISVTRMGRIEYATPSTSYCP
- a CDS encoding PilW family protein, yielding MAKISNQQGFGLVELMIALMLSLVVVAGLYAAFIGDQKSYELTRASHLLVNKNRMSIQTMRLYIQQAGFRDYNQLYQNTLLPVVPVADTLGFTWDEAQMLQGLENQTTYPGAKADTDVVALRFYGAAAPNASLYACDGSEVAADTVLTMVFFISASDQLVCRDPSGDTVFDQDIDNLQLLYASADNNFRYFKASQVTDWTQINRVKIGLLVAQDVAMGSLSRDHKYSVLDEDITVNDKKLRQAVSETVMLLNRGVS
- a CDS encoding acetyl-CoA sensor PanZ family protein encodes the protein MRLSFQAASAWPKHAADLSKIAPSVNEQQWQQWQQAGQLYYCVFNQRVVAYCVVESHFPQLTIRRFAVRDITRRRGIGLYMFQQLLQLSAQRQLSRLAFPASNQAATLSFYNHLGLNNQQVFEL
- the pilV gene encoding type IV pilus modification protein PilV, with product MQRHPLATAHKQQGFTLIELLIAVVIVSIGLLGHAALQIQSVNTAQQARFAQTANVAMLDIVQRFSSMPQAALDGEYDASNLSDGAAPFTSVPNCATQACSRVELAQYEISDWFSSHSEYIPQLRFSIAHNANLVTVTMTWDANLSGSGVENCASDSSGASHQCSEVAVWLR